A DNA window from Arachis duranensis cultivar V14167 chromosome 3, aradu.V14167.gnm2.J7QH, whole genome shotgun sequence contains the following coding sequences:
- the LOC110278203 gene encoding protein FAR1-RELATED SEQUENCE 5-like translates to MADYKLFGDVVVFDATYCSNKYKKPLVVFSGFNHHKQTAIFGFALLEDEEVHTYRWVLLKLVDVMDNKKPSVVVTDGDKAMRAVIADVLPLARHWLCGWHFEKNCVLRVKDPDFRKVFKKTIWATTYLWGTFCAGYRTTSRCKGINAFIKGFLKSTNSLLELVYNLDRVVKDYHNNEVTAQFYSTYYTPVLITGLDKIELFASKIYTRSFFKEVRKKIKEVGSLLSMGKDTISTTSVYKFSTTGNRRSVRRVLYDLTKLKIECDCHMWSTESIPCIHIFCVMKYEGLDEIPSSLILRRWCKDAKEWTPKETEG, encoded by the exons ATGGCGGATTATAAGTTGTTTGGTGACGTGGTTGTATTTGATGCAACATATTGCTCCAACAAGTACAAGAAGCCTCTAGTTGTCTTCTCTGGATTTAATCACCACAAGCAGACTGCGATTTTTGGGTTTGCGTTACTGGAGGACGAGGAAGTCCATACATATAGGTGGGTTTTGTTGAAGCTTGTGGACGTCATGGATAATAAGAAGCCTTCCGTCGTAGTCACCGATGGGGATAAAGCCATGAGAGCAGTGATAGCGGATGTACTGCCTTTAGCCAGGCATTGGCTTTGCGGGTGGCATTTTGAAAAAAACTGTGTCTTGCGAGTGAAGGACCCTGATTTTCGGAAGGTGTTCAAGAAGACGAT TTGGGCAACAACATATCTATGGGGAACTTTTTGCGCCGGCTACAGGACAACTTCGAGGTGTAAGGGGATAAATGCATTCATCAAAGGGTTTCTTAAATCGACAAATAGTCTATTGGAGTTGGTTTATAACTTGGATAGGGTGGTGAAGGATTATCACAATAACGAGGTAACGGCCCAGTTTTATTCGACGTATTACACGCCCGTCTTGATCACAGGTCTCGATAAGATAGAGCTATTTGCTTCGAAGATATACACTAGAAGTTTCTTCAAGGAGGttaggaagaaaatcaaagaggtCGGGAGTTTACTGTCTATGGGAAAAGACACCATCAGCACGACCTCTGTGTACAAGTTCTCAACCACGGGGAACCGTCGTAGTGTTCGCAGGGTGCTGTATGATCTAACTAAGCTTAAGATTGAGTGTGATTGTCATATGTGGAGCACTGAAAGTATTCCCTGCATCCACATTTTTTGTGTGATGAAGTATGAGGGGTTGGACGAGATCCCATCTAGTTTGATACTGCGGCGGTGGTGTAAAGATGCCAAGGAATGGACGCCAAAAGAAACAGAAGGGTGA